CATCAACATCAGGAACTATAGGTGATGATGCAGGCTCTGGCGCAACAGAAACTTCTTCATCCTTGCTTTGAGGTTGACTCAATCTATGCAGGGTTTCCAACAATTCAGGAGACGCGGGTTGTAAAGGCTCTCTGGATTTGACACTTTGGAACATTTCAACAACAACATCTGTTGCCTGCAGAATGACATCCATTAATTCAGGAGTTAGCTTGCGCTGTCCATTACGCATTACGTCAAAAACGTTCTCTGCGCCGTGACAAACATCTACCAGTTCAGTCAGCGATAAGAAACCCGCCCCACCTTTTACAGTGTGATAGCCACGGAATATCGCATTCAACAAATCTGAATCTTCGGGATTATTTTCCAGATCGACGAGTTGTTCTTGTAGTTGCTCCAGAATCTCTCCGGCCTCGACCAAAAAGTCCTGAAGGATATCCTCGTCCAAGTCAAACGACATATATCAGTTCCCCCTAGAAACCCAAGCTTGAAAGAAGATCGTCAACATCATCCTGACCAGTCACAACATCATCTCGGCTTTCGGCGTCAATAATAGGACCTTCAGGAGATTGGGCTGCTTTCTCTCTCTTTTCTTTTTTAGAGGTTTCACTCACCTCTGGCTCACCGAACACTTTTAATACGTTAACCAGGCTGTCTTCAACTTCCTTCACCAACTCAATAACTCGGCGAATGACCTGACCGGTTAAGTCCTGATAGCCTTGAGCCATCAACACTTCAGTTAGCAAGCCTGTTAATTGGGAAGAGTCATTACTGGACTCTTCCAGAAACTTATCAACACTATGGCATAATGCTTTAAATTCACCCAATTCCAATTGGCGAGACATGAGTTTCTTCCATTGGGGAAGAATACCATTAATATCAGCGCACATTTTCTCGGCAATGGGCATACTACTTTCAACAGCATCCATGGTTTGGTTCGCTGCCTGCTCGGTAGTTTCAATAACATAGTTTAGACGAGACTGAGCATCGGGAATGTCTTCTGTCGCCAAGTCAGCAATTCGAGAATCAATGTTGAAACTATTCAATGAATCGTGCAACTGGCGTGTCAATTTTCCGACTTCCGCAAACAATTCCATGGAATCCTGAATTTTAGTCGCTTCCAACAAGGCGGTGGCGGCATCGTTGTCGCCAGCTTCCAAAAACTCAACTAATTGTTTGGCGTCGTCTAACGACATAGGTGCATTTGTAGCGGAGCTCATAAGACTTCACCTCTGTATTGCAGGTTCAGCCGGAACTAACCCAAGCGCTCAAAAATTTTGTCAAGCTTTTCTTTCAAGGTCGCAGCTGTAAATGGTTTAACAACGTAGCCATTCACGCCAGCCTGAGCCGCTGCAACAATCTGTTCTTTCTTAGCTTCTGCTGTCACCATTAAAACAGGAGTATGTTTCAAATTATCATCAGCTCTGATTGCACGAAGCAAATCAATTCCTTGCATACCAGGCATGTTCCAATCTGTTACCACAAAGTCAAAATCGCCTTGTTGTAACATCGGCAGAGCAGTGCTTCCATCGTCTGCTTCTTGCACATTGGTGAAACCCAAGTCTTTTAATAAGTTTTTAATGATACGTCTCATTGTCGAAAAGTCGTCAACAACAAGAATTTTCATATTTTTATCCAAAACCGCCTCCAAAAAGGACCAGACCAACAGCTATTATTGTACTTATTTATTCTGCTTGCCAAGCCTGCATACGAGATTTAAGTCTAAGCATTGCCTGACTATGTATTTGACTGACTCGAGATTCACTGACTTCCAATACTTCACCAATCTCTCTGAGGTTCAGTTCCTCGTCATAATACAAAGAAAGTACTATCGCTTCACGCTCTGGCAAGGTTGTAATGGCATTTGCCAATGCCTTCTGGAACTCCCCCTGCATTAAATCATCCAGAGGGCGATCACTACCTTTATTATTTTCCGTTGTTAATACATCTTCCGTGACACCCAAATCTTCAATTCCCACCATTTTGCCTGAATTTACTTCATGCAGCATTTGGTGATATTCATCTAATGATACGCCCATTTTCTCGGCGATATCAGTATCTTTTGCATCGCCTCCGGTTTCGCGCTCAACAGCATGAATGGCTTCAGCTATGGCACGTCCATTTTTATGAACGGAACGAGGTGTCCAATCACCTTTACGAATATCATCAAGCATAGCGCCTCGAATTCGTATCCCGGCGAAAGTTTCAAAGCTGGCGCCTTTACTTCCATCGAAGTTACGCGCAGCTTCCAATAAGCCAATCATGCCGGCCTGAATTAAGTCTTCAACAAGAACACTGGCTGGCAATCGAGCCATCAAATGGTGAGCAATACGCTTTACTAATGGTGCGTGTTGCTCGACCAATTGCTGCTTATTATCTAATTGTTGATACGCCGCTGCTTTGTTATTCACGCTTGGTCACTTACCGCCTGTTGTTTCACCAACTGTTCCAGGAAAAACTCCAAATGACCTCCTGGTTGTGCAGGAATCGGCCAAGTCAATGCTGTTCTGGCCAAATTCATAACTGCCACAGAAGCTGGCGAATTGGGAAACGCTTCCACTATAGCTTTTTGCTTACGTACCGCCTTGCGAATATTTTCATCATAAGGAATGGTCGCAACTAATTCCAGAGCCACATCCAAAAATCGGTTTGTTACTTTGGATAGTTTAGCAAATAACTCCTGACCTTCTCGTACATTTCGCACCATATTGGCAACAATCTTAAAACGAAACACACCATGGTCACGATTTAATAACTTCATTAATGCATATGCATCGGTTAAGGATGTTGGTTCATTACAAACAACAACCAACACATCCTGCGATGCCCGGGCAAAGCTTAATACCATGCCGGAAATACCCGCCGCTGTATCAACAATAAGTACATCAACAGGTGTACGTAATTCACTAAACGCCCTTATTAAGCCAGCATGTTCTGCGGGCGTCAATTCAGTCATAGACTGTGTACCTGACGTTGCTGGCGCAATTTTAATTCCGTGAGGGCCTTCTACAAGAATTTCGTCCAGAGTACATTCACCAGACAAAACATGCGAAAGATTTTTCACTACACGCAATCCCAGCATAACATCGACATTGGCTAAGCCCAAATCGGCATCTAACACCAATACGCGTTTACCTAATTTAGCCATTGAAATAGCAGTATTCAAGGTAATGTTAGTTTTACCAACACCCCCTTTTCCGCCTGTAACGGCAATAACTTTAGTTAAGCTAGGCTGGTTCATTTTTCTCAAACTGCTTGCTTGATCCTCGATCATACTGCGACTGCTGATTGTTTAAATTGTTCTGCCGTAGTATGCGGTAAACAGTATTTTTTATAAAGCTTTGCTGCTGCCGATACCAAATATTTTGCTTCTGCCAACTTCAAATCTTCCGGAACCCGCTGCCCATCAGTCAGGTAACTCACAGGTACCCGCTTCTGAATAGCAACACTTACTGCTTCACCAAGGCTGTAACATTCATCCAACTTTGTAAATATACAACCTTTCATCATATCTTGCTGAAAAGCTGTAAAAGTTTGTTCAAGCACTTGCCTTTGAGTATTCGCCTGAACCACCAGATACATATTAATATCAGCATTTGTTTTACTGCTCAATGCTTCTAACTGTTTGATTAATCTGGTGTCTCTTTGACCAAACCCTGCAGTATCTATTAATACTAATCTCTTATTACGGAATTGATACAAAACATCTGATAACTCTTGTGCGTTTGATGCTTTTTTAACCGGACACCCCAGAATTTTGCCGTAAGTTGCCAGTTGGTCATATGCCGCAATACGATAACTGTCAATTGTTACCATAGCCACTTGATCTGCGCCATGTTTTTGTGCGAATTGTGCAGCTAATTTCGCAATTGTTGTTGTCTTACCGCAACCGGTAGGGCCAACCAAAGCAACAACACCTCCTTTTTCAAGGATATCGTTAGAGCCTGTTTTCAAGCGGTTAGCCAATAATTTAAGAATAAACAACCAGGCTTCACGCTCATCACAATTCTCAGGCGCATAGGACACAACCTCTTCCGCCAAGTCACGGTTAATTCCCATGTCTAACAAGCGAGAGGTTAAATAGGCTTGTAAAGGATGACTACGCTTCTTTTCCTGATTAATAAGACCAGATACCTGAAATTCCAAGACATCTCTTAAAGATTTTAATTCCTGGCGAATATCATCCATCGCACTGTTGCTAACAGGCTCTTGTGGCAAATCACGTTTAGTATGGGCAGACATCGCCGTGACGTTACTTGCAGGTTCTTTCGATGTGGCTACCGACATTTTCGCTGCAGCTGCTGGCTGATAGGGAGCACGTTGATTTCTCAATTCAGGCACTTCAGCATCAGCAGATTGAGTGCCTGTTGCTTTATATTGCTTTTCCAACAAGGCTTTCAAACTATCGGAGCCCGATTCGCCAATGACTTCACTTAATGTAGGCGAACGCTTTCCTTTAGGAGCGACAGGCGCTTTAGCCAATTCAGGAATAGGATTAGACGCAACTGGCTTAGGCGTACCCATTTTTGGCGCTGGCTCTTTGTCGTAAGCTGCGACAATCTCAATACCATCACCCACTTTTTTATTTGACATGATAACGGCGTCGCCACCTAGCTCTTCTTTTACCTGATTTAGAGCGTCGCGCATGTCTTTACCATAAAAGCGTCTAATTTTCATACGTCACCTTCGTACTTTGGTCAGCTTATTGCCCAATAGAGCTGACAATCTTAATTTGCTTGTCGTCAGGAACTTCTTGATACGACAACACATGCAATCCAGAGATACTATGTTTCAAGAATCGGGAGAGAACCGGACGTAACATGCCCGATGTCAATAATATGGCAGGCTCACCTTCTAGCTCTTGTTGCTGTGAAGCCTCTGATATTGAGCTCTGGAGCCTTTCAGCTAATCCAGGTTCGATGCCAGCGCCATCTTCTCCCCCAGCTTGCAACGACTGATGCAACATCTGTTCCAACTCTGGAGCCAAAGTAATGACAGGTATCTCTTTATTGCCGCCATTAACCTCTTGAAGAATCAAACGTTTCAGGGCGATACGGACTGCAGACACCAATACATCAGGGTCTTGGCTCTTAGGCCCATACTCGGACAAGGTTTGAATAATGGTACGTAAATCACGGATCGGAACACCTTCATACAATAGCGTTTGCAATACGCGCACTACGGTACTTAGAGGAAGAATGTCAGGCACTAAACCTTCAACCAGTTTCGGATTGCTCTTGGCCAGCATATCCAACAATTGCTGTACTTCTTCATAACCCAACAACTGATAAGCGTTATTCGTTAACAACTGGCTTAAATGCGTAGCCACAACAGTAGCCGCATCCACAACGGTATAACCCAATGTTTGAGCATGTTCGCGTTGCTCAGGACGGATCCAGACAGCATCCAATCCAAAGGCAGGATCATGAGTCGGTGTGCCATCCAGCTTACCAAAAACTTGTCCCGGATTAATCGCCAACTCGTCATCATGGCTAATTTCCGCTTCACCTACGCTAACACCCATCATAGAGATGTTGTAAGTATTCGGGGTTAAATCCAGGTTATCGCGAATATGTACAGGTGGAATAAGGAAGCCCAGCTCTTGCGACAATTTCTTACGTACGCCTTTAATACGTTGCAGCAATTCACCACCTTGCGCTTTATCGACTAATGGAATTAAACGATAGCCCACTTCCAAACCAATGGTGTCAACCTGTTGTACGTCATCCCAGCTAAGCTCTTTTACTTCAACCGGTTTATGAGATTTCTCAGGTAAGTTATCAGTCACAGCAGGAGCAGCTGCCGCTTTCGCAGCCTGCTTTTTATCCCAGTAAGCATAACCAGCAACCAAAGCACTAAAACCAAGGAACGCCAAATGAGGCATACCCGGTACAATACCCATCACAAACAAAATACCTGCCGTTACCCATAAAGCACGCTCATTACCTAATTGCTCTTTCATGACCGAACCCATTTCCTGGGTGTCATTCTCACGCGTTACGATAATCGCAGTAGCAACAGACAATAATAGTGAAGGGATTTGTGCAACCAAGCCGTCACCAATAGTTAGCAAGGTATAAATTTCAATCGCGTCAGAAAATGCCAAACCATGCTGGATCATGCCGATGAACAGGCCGCCAACTACGTTGATCAACATAATGAACAAACCTGCGACAGCATCACCTTTTACGAATTTTGACGCACCGTCCATCGAACCGTAAAAATCCGCTTCTGCGGTTATTTCTTCACGACGCTTACGCGCTTCATCAGAATCAATAAAACCAGCATTCAAATCGGCATCAATGGCCATCTGCTTACCAGGCATGGCGTCCAATGTGAAACGTGCACTCACCTCTGAAATACGTCCCGCACCAGCAGTAACAACCTTAAAGTTGATGATCAACAAAATGGCAAATACAACAATACCAACAGCGAAGTTACCACCAATAACAACCTCACCGAACGCTTGGATAACTTTACCAGCCGCATCACCACCTTCATGGCCTTCCAGTAATACAACACGGGTAGAGGCGATATTCAGCGCCAATCTCAATACCGTTGCAATTAGCAGAATAAATGGGAATAAGCCAAACTCGACCGGCTTCTTGGTAAAAACAGAAACCAAAATTACGACCAGAGACAGCGCGATATTGAAACTAAACAGGATATCCAGCAGGAATGCTGGCATGGGTAAGATAACCATTCCCATGATCGCCAGAAGAACAATCGGCGCACCCAATCCCTGAGTAATCTGCTTAACCTGGTTTGGATCAATTCTATTTAGGTAATTAGCCAGTTGCATAGAGGTTGTGCTTAACAAAAATTGACAAGTGTCTGGTTAAAGCAATTTACTTGCCAATTCCAGATATCAATTAAATACACAACTCCAAAGGCTTATCAGATAAGGCGTGAAGAAATATTAGTCAGGCACAATGTGCATGTAATTAATATCGTTTTAATGTAATAAACGCACTCGCGCAAATTAGTGACGTAATTCTGGCGGTATAGGAAGATCTTTCGACAAAGGCTTGGGTCGACGCCCTCTTCCTTTCTTGAATTTCTTCAACTGGAAGACATAAGCCAATACCTGTGCAACAGCCATAAACAGCTTCTCAGGAATTTCCTCATCCACTTCGGTTGTGTAATAAATGGAACGAGCCAACATGGGAGACTGAATAATAGGCACTTGATGAGCATCGGCAATTTTCCGAATATGCATTGCCAATTCGTCGACACCTTTGGCAACCACTACTGGCGCTCGATTACCATTGTCTTCATATTTTATGGCCACAGAATAGTGCGTCGGGTTGGTTACAATAACATCAGCTTTAGGCACTTCCTGCATCATACGACGAGCCGCAGCCTGAAATTGCAACCTACGAATACGGCTTTTAACTAACGGATCACCTTCAGCATTTTTACGCTCGTCCTTAACTTCCTGTTTGGTCATTTTCATTTCTTCATGATGCTTGTATTTTTGATATGGGGCATCAAAAGCAGCAATAGGAAGCATGGCGCAACAAATGATAATAAAGCTCCAACCAATTAATTCTAATGCGTGATAGATATTTCGAGGATAAAGCTCCATATCCAAATGTAGCGCTTCATCTTGAAAGAAGCTCAAAACCATATACGTAATACAAGCCACAATCACAAACTTGGCAATGGCCTTGAGCAACTCAACCAAGCCGTTTGGGCCAAACATGCGTTTAAGGCCATTGATAGGGTTCAACTTACTCATTTTGGGCTGTGCTGATTGCCAGCTCCAGTTGTATCCGCCC
Above is a window of Paraneptunicella aestuarii DNA encoding:
- the flhB gene encoding flagellar biosynthesis protein FlhB, whose amino-acid sequence is MADTHDKTEEPTSKRLEDARNKGQIARSRELSTALVLLFSAITLFILGRDIGIAMYRIMERMFTLSKDETYDYNHMFQAWGYAFSEIAIPVISYLLIVAIAGFYGSIALGGYNWSWQSAQPKMSKLNPINGLKRMFGPNGLVELLKAIAKFVIVACITYMVLSFFQDEALHLDMELYPRNIYHALELIGWSFIIICCAMLPIAAFDAPYQKYKHHEEMKMTKQEVKDERKNAEGDPLVKSRIRRLQFQAAARRMMQEVPKADVIVTNPTHYSVAIKYEDNGNRAPVVVAKGVDELAMHIRKIADAHQVPIIQSPMLARSIYYTTEVDEEIPEKLFMAVAQVLAYVFQLKKFKKGRGRRPKPLSKDLPIPPELRH
- a CDS encoding protein phosphatase CheZ, with amino-acid sequence MSSATNAPMSLDDAKQLVEFLEAGDNDAATALLEATKIQDSMELFAEVGKLTRQLHDSLNSFNIDSRIADLATEDIPDAQSRLNYVIETTEQAANQTMDAVESSMPIAEKMCADINGILPQWKKLMSRQLELGEFKALCHSVDKFLEESSNDSSQLTGLLTEVLMAQGYQDLTGQVIRRVIELVKEVEDSLVNVLKVFGEPEVSETSKKEKREKAAQSPEGPIIDAESRDDVVTGQDDVDDLLSSLGF
- the flhA gene encoding flagellar biosynthesis protein FlhA; its protein translation is MQLANYLNRIDPNQVKQITQGLGAPIVLLAIMGMVILPMPAFLLDILFSFNIALSLVVILVSVFTKKPVEFGLFPFILLIATVLRLALNIASTRVVLLEGHEGGDAAGKVIQAFGEVVIGGNFAVGIVVFAILLIINFKVVTAGAGRISEVSARFTLDAMPGKQMAIDADLNAGFIDSDEARKRREEITAEADFYGSMDGASKFVKGDAVAGLFIMLINVVGGLFIGMIQHGLAFSDAIEIYTLLTIGDGLVAQIPSLLLSVATAIIVTRENDTQEMGSVMKEQLGNERALWVTAGILFVMGIVPGMPHLAFLGFSALVAGYAYWDKKQAAKAAAAPAVTDNLPEKSHKPVEVKELSWDDVQQVDTIGLEVGYRLIPLVDKAQGGELLQRIKGVRKKLSQELGFLIPPVHIRDNLDLTPNTYNISMMGVSVGEAEISHDDELAINPGQVFGKLDGTPTHDPAFGLDAVWIRPEQREHAQTLGYTVVDAATVVATHLSQLLTNNAYQLLGYEEVQQLLDMLAKSNPKLVEGLVPDILPLSTVVRVLQTLLYEGVPIRDLRTIIQTLSEYGPKSQDPDVLVSAVRIALKRLILQEVNGGNKEIPVITLAPELEQMLHQSLQAGGEDGAGIEPGLAERLQSSISEASQQQELEGEPAILLTSGMLRPVLSRFLKHSISGLHVLSYQEVPDDKQIKIVSSIGQ
- the cheY gene encoding chemotaxis response regulator CheY, producing MDKNMKILVVDDFSTMRRIIKNLLKDLGFTNVQEADDGSTALPMLQQGDFDFVVTDWNMPGMQGIDLLRAIRADDNLKHTPVLMVTAEAKKEQIVAAAQAGVNGYVVKPFTAATLKEKLDKIFERLG
- the flhF gene encoding flagellar biosynthesis protein FlhF yields the protein MKIRRFYGKDMRDALNQVKEELGGDAVIMSNKKVGDGIEIVAAYDKEPAPKMGTPKPVASNPIPELAKAPVAPKGKRSPTLSEVIGESGSDSLKALLEKQYKATGTQSADAEVPELRNQRAPYQPAAAAKMSVATSKEPASNVTAMSAHTKRDLPQEPVSNSAMDDIRQELKSLRDVLEFQVSGLINQEKKRSHPLQAYLTSRLLDMGINRDLAEEVVSYAPENCDEREAWLFILKLLANRLKTGSNDILEKGGVVALVGPTGCGKTTTIAKLAAQFAQKHGADQVAMVTIDSYRIAAYDQLATYGKILGCPVKKASNAQELSDVLYQFRNKRLVLIDTAGFGQRDTRLIKQLEALSSKTNADINMYLVVQANTQRQVLEQTFTAFQQDMMKGCIFTKLDECYSLGEAVSVAIQKRVPVSYLTDGQRVPEDLKLAEAKYLVSAAAKLYKKYCLPHTTAEQFKQSAVAV
- a CDS encoding RNA polymerase sigma factor FliA, producing MNNKAAAYQQLDNKQQLVEQHAPLVKRIAHHLMARLPASVLVEDLIQAGMIGLLEAARNFDGSKGASFETFAGIRIRGAMLDDIRKGDWTPRSVHKNGRAIAEAIHAVERETGGDAKDTDIAEKMGVSLDEYHQMLHEVNSGKMVGIEDLGVTEDVLTTENNKGSDRPLDDLMQGEFQKALANAITTLPEREAIVLSLYYDEELNLREIGEVLEVSESRVSQIHSQAMLRLKSRMQAWQAE
- a CDS encoding MinD/ParA family protein, with amino-acid sequence MIEDQASSLRKMNQPSLTKVIAVTGGKGGVGKTNITLNTAISMAKLGKRVLVLDADLGLANVDVMLGLRVVKNLSHVLSGECTLDEILVEGPHGIKIAPATSGTQSMTELTPAEHAGLIRAFSELRTPVDVLIVDTAAGISGMVLSFARASQDVLVVVCNEPTSLTDAYALMKLLNRDHGVFRFKIVANMVRNVREGQELFAKLSKVTNRFLDVALELVATIPYDENIRKAVRKQKAIVEAFPNSPASVAVMNLARTALTWPIPAQPGGHLEFFLEQLVKQQAVSDQA